The DNA sequence caatggtcggatcgtTACTAATCGAAATACAAAATTTCTGAAACAATGGAAAATTCCTATCAACTGCAAAATAGACTTGCAAGGAGTTTGCATTTGCTTGATAGAGTTCGAGATTCTTGTTTGTTCCTATTCAAGTACATAGTAGAATCTACTCATTGATAATGGCTATTGAATCTAATGAAATCAATATCCTTTAAAAAAAagtgtttcttttttattttattattattattttattaaatttttttttaaatgatgctgttgcggctgccctcaagtcttaattaatgaaactgcagagtACAAAGGAGAACGTAGAGCCTGAAGcccagattacaataagcatcaagaGAACATTATgaaataataacaggagtctccactaaatctatgtattctaacaagcactaaTTAGCAAATAGTGTACAACTGgctccatttgctttaacaaAGCGGTGACATAACAAAAATATTACTTTACtacgaagaagcatcattacaaatagcacagattatcctactatgttgccgcacggaAACAAATCCAGCAACACTTTATTTCATCTTACCGCTAGGAAGTTGCAACAATTTGACGAAGTAATGAACTCGCCATCTCATTAGGGATACCCCCTGACACATATTGATAGAGACTTATTGCTGGCCTAAAGCCATCTCCAACTAACGTAAACAAATAGTTTGGGCCCAAAGCCCAAGCCCAGCCCAACCCAGCCCTAAATTACAATTTAGTAAAAGGAAGTGGGGAGAGATAATTTGCGAAAGAAAGATAAAAGATAAAATTACAACCATTAGAGCTATGCCACGTATATTGGgacgaaaagaaaagaaaaaaagaaaaataatcgtTCATGGTGCGACGAGCATATAAAAGAAAGGAGACCCTAATTTACACACAATTTACGGCCATCTCTGCAATTCTGTTTTACTCTTTCATCCACACCCAGAGGACGCCATGACTCTTGTCGAATCAGAATTCTCCAAGGATCCGAACCCGAACCCGAACCAGGTCCCGCCGGAGGCGGACGACAAGATCCAGACTGATGGTATGCTTTTGCTTTTGGAAATTTGTTACGTAATTAGCTCAAGGTTAACTCTGTATCTTGTATAGCAAGACATGCTTAATTAGCTGAACCTTGAGATGCGCCTTCCATTACATTGCATCTGTTTATGTAATAGAAATTTGTTTGTGTTAgttattttgtttgatttgaaaATATTTTCCCAGAAATATCAAGGTTAAAGTTTTGTAATCGACTACAAGTCTTGGCTTTCTTATTTTTCGGAATACATGTACCGTCTGTGAAAGTTGAAACTCAATTTCTGCTAAAGATtcctttttctgttttgttttgtttggtaTAAGCTATGGTTGAATTGTATAGTTTGTAGAAAGATGGCATACCATAACTTGAACTACTTTTCTGTTTGCTGTATTTTAATGATATATGAAAACCGGCCTTTTCGTTGCTAATATGTTATTACTGGCAGAACTATTATAACGCGAATTTAAATTTGTTGCCACAGTAgttgtttcttatgttttttCTTGTTGGTAAACTGACAAACAGGAAAAAACAAAGCTGCTGAAGACTCTCTGTCTCAACTTGAagtagaggaggaggaagaggaggaggaagaggaagaggaagaagaagatgatgatgatgatgatgaagaagaagcagaagaagaagaagaagaagaagaagaagaagaatttgagaTGTGTGATGTTTGTTTGAAGGACAAGGAACACTGGACGGATGAATGCCCATACCTGGTTCGTATCCCAAACCCAATGGAAGTAACTCTTGGCAAAGGTTATTATATGGTTTGTGTGCACTGTAATCTGAGGGGTGGCCACTCTGATATAGTTGGTACACAATGTAAAGTGTGGGGTGACCACCCTGATAGGAGGTGGAAAGGACGTGCTATTGTCAAGGTCTGTGGTATTTGTGAGGGCGTACGCCACTGGTCTGCAGAGTGCCCAAAAAAGCACTTATTACAAAAGCAAAAGAGTCTGTTGGAGTGTGCTGCTGAATATCGGTCGTGGTTGGCTACCAAAAAATGTCAAGCTGCTTGATTTGTTGAATCATAATTTCTAGCACAAACATGTGTGTGTCAGCTAATTATCATTTGGAACACAAACTTAGGCAGCTTTTTTATCTATGAAGTAAAATCAGTATTGATATATGTATGTTGGCTAATCATCACTTGTAGCAGGATTCTATTTATAAATAAGTAATATAGTTGTTTGTGGTTCATGAATAATACTGATTTATTTGAGAGGTTAACTGATTCTGTATTGGATATATGGAGGGGTGATTTCCCAATAAAATCCCCTCAAATTATTCTAtttaagttttgtttttctaaagGAGTCCTTGTGCCTTGATCAGTTCTCAAAGTCGTTCTTCTGTAAGATGTTTCTGTTCTCATCTACAGTGCAGATTTTGACCTTATGCCTTATACTCTTCTTCAATATGTATATCTATGAAGTTTAGCAAGGAACTATATGAAGTTTTGTTTTCTCTATTTGTGGCCTGCAATTGAAGTGAACAACAAAGACCTGATTTTCCTAGTAATATTCATGAAGCTTTGTCGTGTCTGTATTATTTGCTTCGACGCTCCTAAACTCAATGGTTCTGAGGATGGTCATTTGAATGTTTTGGAGATGAGGGTGCTGTCATCGACTCATTTTAAGCATTATCCATTGTTTTGTGGCTGCTGGTGTGAATCCTTGTGCAGCTTTCCAAGTGGGTCTCGGTCATGGAGGGATTGTTTGTTTATGATTGATGGTACATCTCATCCACCTGAGTACGTAGTTTGGATGCTAATTAATTCTCGAGTGGATTGTTGCTCAAGTTCCTTATGAAGGGCATGAAATATACACTGAAGCAAGCTGTTCATCTGATTTGAGTAGACTTTGCTTGATAAGAGGGTTTCTTACAGCGGTACTAAGTAGCCAGTTTGATATATCAAGGCTAGGGATTTACTGAAATGGCTATTTGGATTATGTAAACAAGGGTGATCATGTTGAGACTACTACTGTGCACATATGCAACTACTGTGAGAACCCTACAGGCTACAGTTTTTCATTAACTTTCATGTGTCATCTGTATTACAGATCTGTTTGCAACAAATAACAACCTCGGTGTTTCCTATTCTTGCGTACCATCTCTTCCTAGCATTATGATCCAATTTTCTTAGTGGAAATGGAGGCCCTGGTATCCCGGAAGATCCTTTAAGCCTAACAATTAGACAAACAAGTTCATCCTTCTTTAAAATTTATCTATTCCTATATACATAAGCTTTCTTGGTCGATTAGATGGTCAAGCAAGAATACCCAAGGTCATTCTTGCAAACTATTGCTTCATATCTTTGTATACCTTCCTGAGAGATATCTTCCTCTAGTTTCAGTGACTTGATGATGTTTTTTATGCATTTTTGACATTATATGATTAAAGTACTGGAAATCCGAATCTATACTGgaataaatttcagaaattttccaATGATCGTTGAAAATTTAAAagttgtttaaggaaaaagagattcgagagaaattgtagagagaattgtgtgtcatattattgagaataggagtcctatatatagggattacaaagtactagttctaatattacaaggaataccaatccgtgtaggattgggaaatctagaaccttctctcctattgctactcctagtttgataaggcacactaaatcgatattccttcaacactccctcttgtgccgctcaaacttggtggtgacgcttcatccgtttcctcgttaaaaaccttgccaggtaacaaaaaccctgtgggacaaaaataaccctggtcgaaggacaaaaagagcacaacacgtccttcactcttcgagatcgaacatgtagacatcataactccccctgatgtcgatatctccccctgattgctacaatcgtgggagttcagataactttctcaatccgatgctccttacatgtttctcgaaggtggatttaggtaacgacttagtgaataagtccgctacattatcctctgactggatttgattcacttcaatctttagaagtgcttgttgttgctgattataaaagaatttaggcgagatatgcttggtgttgtcacccttgatgaaacctaacttcatttgctcaatacaagctgcattatcctcataaatgcatgtaggttcatctgtggtagacttcaaaccacaacttccttgaatatgtctaattacagaccttagccatatgcattcacgcacggcttcatgtagagcaataatctctgcatgatttgaggaagtagcaacaagggtctgtttcgtagacctccaagatatcgcagtgcttcccatggtaaaaacataacccgtttgggagcgacctttgtgagggtcagagaggtaccctgcatcagcaaaacccatcaagacatcattgtcgttttgatgaagggggatagggtgaggccggccacccctTGTGGTGGTGACGGTGTTGGCGGCAACATGGTCGGCCACCTTGTCATGGTGGACGGTGGctccatgcctaatggggtccgatcccattcttccgtcattcatcttctctctgtagggataaaataggcccatatcaatcgtacctcttaggtatcgaaagattgtctttacaccaatccaatggcgacgtgttggcgcagagctatgtctagctaacaagttcactgcgaatgagatatctggtcttgtgcattgagctaagtaaaataatgcgcctattgcacttaaatagggcacttctgcctctaatagctcttcgtcctcatcctttggacgaaacggatcttttcctggttcaagactacgaccgatcatcggagtactcacaggctttgctttatcttcattaaagcgccttaatattttctgagtatatgcagactgatggatcaaaatgccatcactacggtgctcaagttctaaaccgagacaaaaccgtgttttcccaagatctttcatctcaaattcggatttcaagtatttagcagttgccttcaactcatctagagttccaattaggttcatgtcatcgacataaactgctacgattgcaaatccggaacttattcttttaatgaacacgcatgggcatatttcattattaatatatcccttcctaatcaagtagtcacttagacggttataccacatccgtctggattgttttaatccatatagtgagcgttttaatcttattgaaaacgcgctccgtggtttagagccacttgatttgggtaattgaagtccacttggaaccttcatatatatctctgaatctagatccccatagagatatgctgtaaccacatccataagctgcatgtcgagtttttcggaaactatcAAACttacaaggtagcggaacgttataacgtccattacgggagaatatgtttcctcgtagtcaattccagggcgttgtgagaaaccttgcgccacgaggcgggctttatatctaaccacctcatttttctcattacgctttctaacaaagacccatttatggccaacaggttttacatttgggggtgtctgcgttataggcccaaatacctgtctctttgctagtgaatccaattcagcctggatcgcatctttccatttaggccaatccgctcttcattgacattcttcgatagagcgaggttcgatatcatcatattctatgattccttttgcaacatgatatgcaaacgcatcatcaattgccatagaatttctatccatcatctcatgtacactagtgtaattcatggagatctctctattctctggagttggttctgacattggagcgtcccccaatgatgtctcttggacataaccataatccggaatgttctcatgagatgattatttacatcgatgattaatggattattttgtgccaaactcgctttctttcttgggcgagaatccattgaacctattggcctcccgcgcttcctggcaggagccgtgggcctagccacaacgtcactaccactgtggacgttggcgccatgctcaagtgcccttgaggtggcgtcatgtcctctaattttagggacatcaatccttgcaggcacatttgcagcaggtatgtgtgatctcgtcactttagagatatcagaaaacgcatcagacatcgattctgctactttctaaagatcgagaattctccgcacttcaatttcggactgtgcggttcggggatcaagatgagacagagtggggacagaccacgacaattcctgtcgttcctgttgaacatttatgttcttatctccccataacgacgggaaaactgtctcatcgaagtgacaatccgcaaatcttgcggtaaagagatcgcctgtcaagggttctaaatagcggacaatggttggagaatcatatccaacataaatgcctaatcgtcgttgaggacccattttggtgcgctgtggcggcgcaataggcacatatactgcacacccaaatatgcgtaagtgtgagacattaggctcatatccagtcacCATctaggacgcagaaaagggttgagtagcagtgggcctcagaagaataagcacagctgcatgcaaaattgcatagccccaagcagaaatagggagattggtgcgcattaccaatgccctagcgaccatttgtagtcgtttaatggcggcttctgcgagaccattttgggtgtgaacatgaggaactggatgttcaacctcaatcccaatggacatgcaataatcatcaaaagtttttgatgtaaactctccagcattgtctaatcttatagacttaataggatgatcagggtggtgagccctcaacttaataatctgtgctaggagtttagcaaatgcatcGTTCCTAGTGGACAacagcatgacatgtgaccagcgtgtcgatgcatcaaccaacaccataaaatatctaaatggtccgcatggtggttgaataggtccacaaatatcaccttggattctttgcaagaatggtatattttctttagtgtcctttgcataggatggtctcgatcctaattttgctaaagagcaggctttgcagaacgaataatgggctttagaaacaaccaatgaggattctggttgagccacgaagtcacaatggacttgagaAATAGAAATTGGAGTCAGGGGAGTAGAGGTGGCGTTAAAGCCACCCTTGGGcagcagggggat is a window from the Rosa chinensis cultivar Old Blush chromosome 2, RchiOBHm-V2, whole genome shotgun sequence genome containing:
- the LOC112188049 gene encoding PR domain zinc finger protein 2 codes for the protein MTLVESEFSKDPNPNPNQVPPEADDKIQTDGKNKAAEDSLSQLEVEEEEEEEEEEEEEEDDDDDDEEEAEEEEEEEEEEEFEMCDVCLKDKEHWTDECPYLVRIPNPMEVTLGKGYYMVCVHCNLRGGHSDIVGTQCKVWGDHPDRRWKGRAIVKVCGICEGVRHWSAECPKKHLLQKQKSLLECAAEYRSWLATKKCQAA